In Dehalogenimonas etheniformans, one genomic interval encodes:
- a CDS encoding reductive dehalogenase, translated as MSKFHSMVSRRQFMKGLGLTGTALGITSLTAPTFHDLDEALTTTSASLHRPWYVKEREYGDIGIELDWKLLKPRLSTIGPSWLSSAKEAAVPSFKQADFDKALEAKTKEIWPNYTGPTTRDYAFANACSSVGLGGSLAGPVNYAANTKQGGFKVPPAPTPEQLGLPKWQGTPEENNLMVRAALSYIGIGPAIGASELDEKTKNFFFVNHKPDWVWDETISQTYTSTDGKTQYLPTSNKYVVVSNNMGATELGRRSPSVLAGSRILGANIETVSYSRVAFAKNFFEEFIRGIGYHCFYNHSLSMASPWAMWSGVGEHARMGQLFVSPQYGANLRTNFVVFTDLPQAFTHPTDGGVTKFCETCGICAENCPVGAISMRSVQRSWDNMCGQNWSNDVQAGGTQTMWNIPGYKGWRVDMRMCQGCCSCKFSCPFNTTRDGNFLHSVVKATASTTPIFNSFFRQMETAFHYGKQDKDPESWWDDPAAWSIYGADYRILQP; from the coding sequence ATGTCAAAGTTTCATAGCATGGTCAGCCGCAGGCAATTTATGAAAGGTCTTGGTTTAACTGGTACTGCACTGGGAATTACCAGCTTAACCGCACCTACCTTCCACGATTTGGATGAAGCATTAACAACGACGTCGGCATCATTGCACCGGCCTTGGTACGTTAAAGAAAGAGAATACGGGGATATTGGGATTGAGCTTGATTGGAAACTCTTAAAACCTCGATTATCGACGATCGGTCCAAGTTGGCTTTCTTCCGCTAAGGAGGCGGCTGTACCCAGTTTCAAGCAGGCCGATTTCGATAAAGCTTTAGAAGCAAAAACTAAAGAGATTTGGCCCAATTACACAGGGCCTACAACAAGGGATTACGCTTTTGCAAATGCCTGTAGCTCGGTTGGTCTCGGAGGGTCATTAGCTGGTCCGGTAAACTATGCTGCGAATACCAAACAGGGGGGATTCAAAGTTCCACCAGCACCTACTCCAGAACAACTTGGCTTACCCAAATGGCAGGGCACACCTGAGGAAAACAACCTTATGGTACGGGCAGCATTGAGCTATATAGGTATCGGACCTGCGATCGGAGCTTCCGAATTAGACGAAAAAACAAAAAATTTTTTCTTCGTCAACCACAAACCTGATTGGGTTTGGGATGAAACTATTTCCCAGACTTATACATCCACAGATGGGAAAACGCAATATTTACCGACCTCAAACAAATACGTCGTGGTATCGAATAATATGGGGGCAACCGAATTGGGGCGTCGATCCCCATCAGTTTTAGCTGGCTCCCGAATTTTGGGAGCTAACATTGAAACAGTTTCTTATAGCCGGGTCGCATTCGCCAAAAATTTCTTTGAGGAGTTCATTCGCGGAATAGGCTACCATTGTTTTTACAATCACAGTCTATCGATGGCAAGCCCATGGGCTATGTGGTCCGGGGTTGGAGAACATGCTCGCATGGGACAGTTGTTCGTGTCGCCCCAGTATGGAGCAAACTTACGGACAAATTTTGTAGTATTCACTGATCTACCTCAGGCGTTCACTCATCCGACTGACGGTGGGGTTACCAAATTCTGCGAAACATGCGGTATCTGCGCTGAAAATTGTCCTGTAGGTGCGATTTCGATGAGGTCAGTCCAGCGAAGTTGGGATAATATGTGCGGGCAAAACTGGTCGAATGATGTCCAAGCTGGCGGTACTCAAACCATGTGGAATATACCTGGATACAAGGGTTGGAGGGTGGATATGCGTATGTGCCAGGGTTGCTGCAGTTGTAAATTCTCTTGTCCTTTTAATACCACCCGTGATGGTAACTTCTTGCACAGTGTCGTAAAAGCAACAGCATCCACTACTCCAATATTCAATAGTTTCTTCAGACAGATGGAGACAGCCTTCCATTACGGCAAACAGGACAAGGATCCTGAATCATGGTGGGATGACCCCGCTGCGTGGTCCATTTATGGTGCAGACTACAGAATTCTACAACCGTGA
- a CDS encoding MarR family winged helix-turn-helix transcriptional regulator has translation MSKSKSFKNGVGLTLFALLYNGEHLYQKKFRQELLRLGLTIERYIILEGVYSLGDQASLSNIVRNSILESHTISALVSRMEQDALLVKRFFEKPRNMVMIELTEKGKKLTVLARQQTSVLEEIWKPFLSEDEVKLLIELLSRLENANIPVVFGRDRVQKALLPVLDRNLKSIKGYQLVLKTSRAGS, from the coding sequence ATGAGTAAATCAAAATCTTTTAAGAATGGAGTCGGTCTTACACTGTTCGCACTATTGTATAATGGCGAACACCTGTACCAAAAAAAATTCCGTCAAGAATTATTGCGGTTAGGGTTAACAATCGAGCGTTATATTATCCTAGAAGGAGTCTACAGCCTCGGAGATCAAGCCAGCCTTTCGAACATTGTGAGAAACTCAATCCTTGAATCGCACACCATATCCGCACTAGTGTCTAGAATGGAACAAGACGCTTTATTGGTAAAAAGGTTTTTTGAAAAGCCAAGAAACATGGTCATGATTGAACTTACTGAAAAAGGCAAAAAACTGACGGTGTTAGCCAGACAACAAACGTCAGTTTTGGAGGAAATTTGGAAGCCTTTTTTATCTGAAGATGAGGTTAAGCTATTGATAGAATTATTGTCGAGACTAGAAAACGCTAATATACCTGTGGTCTTTGGACGTGATAGAGTTCAAAAGGCCCTTTTACCAGTTTTAGATCGCAACTTAAAGTCGATAAAGGGTTATCAATTAGTTCTTAAGACGTCTCGAGCTGGATCTTAG
- a CDS encoding MarR family transcriptional regulator encodes MNQILRAGKRTQDILTYIKYHPGATYANISKHLGLSSQRVSYLIKTNRRREWLNSVSQPK; translated from the coding sequence GTGAATCAAATATTGAGGGCAGGAAAAAGAACCCAAGATATTTTGACTTATATTAAGTATCACCCAGGAGCAACGTATGCAAATATCAGTAAACATCTGGGGTTATCTTCTCAAAGGGTCTCGTATTTGATCAAAACCAATAGAAGGAGGGAATGGCTTAATTCAGTATCCCAACCTAAATAG
- a CDS encoding radical SAM protein produces the protein MQTRVYNIAFAESTRQAYLHFWDCNLHCRGCGCQKVVYDFMLDRNMHLHLAEPRGIATSPQRFMDLDDVIETLFGLEVRWVLFEGQESSLDPSMPLIAEAAHRRLGTTNVLLTNGMKMPDLRYIDKVSVGLKAFSKELHQDYTGESNKTILENFPKIFKSGVPMMAETVLIPGYIDHDEIGRVAKFIASVDPNIRYQIDAYFKAGNNPWRRPTSDEVERSVAVARKYLNNVYAYKGTEPREFGVKSIFPTEEELATRELAPAVDACEPIPT, from the coding sequence ATGCAGACAAGAGTCTACAATATCGCCTTCGCTGAAAGTACCCGCCAAGCCTACCTCCATTTTTGGGATTGCAATCTGCACTGTCGTGGTTGTGGTTGTCAAAAGGTGGTTTACGATTTCATGCTCGACCGTAACATGCACCTTCACCTGGCCGAACCCCGCGGTATTGCCACCAGCCCCCAACGCTTTATGGACTTGGATGATGTCATTGAAACTCTCTTCGGTCTTGAGGTCCGGTGGGTACTCTTCGAAGGCCAGGAGTCATCACTCGATCCCTCGATGCCGTTGATCGCCGAAGCTGCCCACCGCAGGCTAGGTACCACCAACGTCCTTTTGACGAACGGTATGAAGATGCCCGACCTCCGGTATATCGACAAGGTATCGGTGGGTTTAAAGGCCTTCTCTAAAGAGCTGCATCAAGACTACACCGGCGAATCCAACAAGACTATACTCGAAAATTTCCCAAAGATCTTTAAATCTGGCGTACCGATGATGGCCGAAACAGTGTTAATTCCCGGGTATATTGACCATGACGAAATAGGAAGAGTCGCCAAATTTATTGCCTCAGTGGACCCGAACATCCGATATCAAATCGACGCCTACTTCAAGGCAGGCAATAACCCTTGGCGGCGTCCGACATCCGATGAGGTCGAAAGATCTGTCGCCGTAGCCAGGAAGTACCTGAATAACGTCTATGCCTACAAAGGTACCGAACCCAGGGAATTCGGCGTCAAGAGTATCTTTCCAACGGAGGAAGAGCTGGCAACTAGAGAACTGGCCCCGGCAGTGGACGCTTGCGAACCAATTCCCACCTAA
- a CDS encoding B12-binding domain-containing radical SAM protein: MKILLVVPSRSYGNMPRYTKFPDEMLSIGGMLESLGHKVKFIDCNLEKKRPADFIEFTPELVGFSVATGPNIADALSQSAEFKKLLPDVKTVWGFRHASAYPDQVLAESCVDYAVIGAGEFTIAELADYLEKGSPQLSSIKGLAWKDCSGKAIINEVRTFMSDMDGLPDPAWHLINVNRYSDVTLNTSRGCPYKCTFCSDTTFWGGQMCDLSAARIVSQMEKLHKDFGIHHIYFSGERFVINRKRLREFCQLVIAKKWKLTWNAPVSGGIDEETVKLMAKSGCTSVLLEAESGSQRMLDFIHKDITVPEMENTFWNLVKAKIRTSVYIIYGFPTETIEDFKATHEMLGRLDDPYYMYNRFVPFPGSVLFDYCVKHNLVKLPERLEGWPEYLMRFSNQVNISEVPEEMMSEAAAHWRATYAVQRFRFTLKHNPAYFWTAVTDPGKFFRELWELAKFHIQVNGFYKIVKKKLSTPENKPVTPSCAKAQAR; encoded by the coding sequence ATGAAGATACTCCTTGTCGTCCCCTCCCGTTCCTATGGCAACATGCCGAGATACACCAAGTTTCCCGACGAGATGCTATCTATTGGCGGCATGCTGGAAAGCCTCGGACATAAGGTCAAATTCATTGACTGCAACTTAGAAAAGAAACGTCCTGCTGACTTCATTGAATTCACTCCTGAGCTTGTCGGATTCTCCGTTGCGACAGGCCCAAATATCGCAGACGCCCTGTCTCAATCAGCTGAATTTAAAAAGCTCTTGCCCGATGTGAAAACAGTGTGGGGCTTCCGCCATGCCAGCGCCTATCCTGATCAGGTCCTTGCCGAGTCTTGCGTCGATTACGCCGTAATAGGGGCAGGAGAGTTTACTATTGCCGAACTGGCAGACTATCTGGAAAAAGGTAGTCCGCAATTGTCATCGATTAAAGGTTTAGCATGGAAAGATTGCTCCGGTAAAGCAATCATCAACGAGGTCCGGACTTTCATGTCTGATATGGACGGCCTGCCGGATCCTGCCTGGCATCTGATCAATGTCAATCGGTATTCGGATGTGACTCTGAATACCTCACGGGGTTGCCCCTACAAATGCACTTTCTGCTCCGATACTACCTTCTGGGGCGGCCAGATGTGTGACCTGTCGGCGGCTCGTATCGTTTCTCAAATGGAGAAACTGCATAAGGATTTCGGGATCCACCATATCTACTTTTCCGGCGAGCGTTTCGTCATCAACCGCAAGAGGCTTAGAGAATTCTGCCAGCTAGTCATTGCCAAGAAGTGGAAACTGACCTGGAATGCCCCAGTTTCGGGAGGTATCGACGAAGAAACAGTCAAACTAATGGCTAAGTCTGGCTGCACCTCAGTTCTCCTAGAGGCCGAGTCCGGCAGCCAGAGGATGCTGGATTTCATTCACAAGGACATCACCGTTCCAGAGATGGAAAACACCTTCTGGAACTTGGTGAAAGCCAAGATCCGCACCTCAGTTTATATCATATACGGCTTTCCAACCGAAACCATTGAAGATTTCAAAGCGACCCACGAAATGTTAGGCCGGTTGGATGATCCGTACTACATGTATAACCGTTTTGTACCTTTCCCGGGCAGCGTCCTTTTCGACTATTGCGTCAAGCACAATCTGGTGAAGTTGCCGGAACGTCTTGAGGGCTGGCCTGAGTATCTGATGCGCTTCTCAAATCAGGTCAATATCTCGGAGGTACCCGAAGAGATGATGTCCGAGGCGGCGGCGCACTGGCGCGCAACCTACGCTGTGCAGCGGTTCCGCTTCACTTTAAAGCACAATCCTGCTTATTTCTGGACGGCAGTCACCGACCCGGGCAAATTCTTCCGAGAACTCTGGGAGTTAGCCAAGTTCCACATTCAGGTCAACGGTTTCTACAAGATCGTTAAAAAGAAGCTCTCGACACCGGAAAATAAACCAGTCACCCCTTCCTGCGCCAAGGCCCAGGCACGATAA
- a CDS encoding B12-binding domain-containing radical SAM protein: protein MKILLINAPALDYIQYYNSNAYTTFDYGLLSIAAVLEQHGHEVKIWDGFIDFRKTEDFVDFNPSLIGFSVLAGPNMEGSISLSKEFKQLLPEAKIVWGDVHASVLPEQTLAAEYIDFVVIGAGEFTVLELVEHLEKGNTNYSDIKGLGYKDDVKLVINEHRPFIKDLESLPDPAWHLIDVKKYSTPGLNTSRGCVNQCTFCYNKSYNQGYTGWVSAQHIIRQIDHLQNTYDIKYIRFNEDNFTFNRKRLREVCNLLIARKRKIKWSCDARADLSEADIALMAKSGCVDIGLGIESGSPRMLEFIKKDVTAEQMAATFWDFINHKIRTSVYILCGMPTETIEDFNETQRFLEEDLDRPYYMFHRYVPFPGSAMYDYCVEHNLIKAPEKLEDWPGYVKFYGHKGGHLSQVPEEVIEAAVQKWSTTYAVQRFRFTLRHDRSYFWIIFKNPLKFLKELQGLWKYQAQVHNYHRTIVKEQRQRVVNPEVLSLSRSGNANHVV from the coding sequence ATGAAAATACTTCTAATCAATGCCCCGGCTCTAGACTACATACAATATTACAACTCCAATGCCTACACCACCTTCGATTACGGATTACTGTCCATTGCTGCCGTCCTGGAACAGCACGGCCACGAGGTGAAGATCTGGGACGGCTTCATCGATTTCCGAAAGACAGAAGATTTCGTCGATTTCAATCCTTCGCTTATTGGCTTTTCGGTATTGGCTGGTCCGAACATGGAGGGATCGATCTCCCTATCCAAGGAGTTCAAACAACTCTTGCCTGAGGCCAAGATCGTCTGGGGCGACGTCCATGCCAGCGTTTTACCGGAACAGACACTGGCTGCCGAATACATTGACTTTGTGGTTATCGGCGCCGGCGAGTTCACCGTGCTGGAACTGGTAGAGCATCTTGAAAAGGGGAACACTAACTATTCTGATATCAAAGGCTTGGGTTACAAGGACGACGTAAAACTCGTCATCAATGAACATCGTCCGTTCATCAAGGACTTGGAGTCGTTGCCGGATCCAGCCTGGCATTTGATCGATGTTAAAAAATACTCGACGCCTGGCCTCAACACCTCCCGCGGCTGCGTCAACCAGTGCACTTTTTGCTACAACAAGTCCTACAATCAGGGTTACACCGGCTGGGTGTCGGCTCAGCACATCATCAGGCAGATCGATCATCTGCAAAACACATACGATATCAAATATATCCGCTTCAATGAAGACAATTTTACCTTCAACCGCAAGCGGCTTCGTGAAGTCTGCAATCTGCTGATCGCCCGCAAACGCAAGATCAAATGGAGTTGCGATGCCCGAGCTGACCTGTCCGAAGCCGATATCGCCTTGATGGCAAAAAGTGGTTGTGTCGACATCGGGCTAGGTATCGAAAGCGGCAGCCCCAGAATGTTGGAGTTCATTAAAAAAGATGTCACCGCCGAGCAAATGGCGGCTACCTTCTGGGACTTCATCAATCACAAGATCAGGACTTCGGTATACATCCTCTGCGGCATGCCGACCGAGACAATTGAAGACTTCAATGAGACCCAACGGTTCCTTGAAGAAGACTTGGACCGGCCTTACTACATGTTTCACCGCTACGTACCGTTCCCCGGCTCAGCGATGTATGACTATTGTGTAGAGCATAACTTGATTAAAGCGCCGGAAAAGCTTGAAGACTGGCCAGGTTACGTCAAATTCTACGGTCATAAGGGAGGTCACTTAAGCCAGGTGCCGGAGGAAGTGATCGAGGCGGCCGTGCAGAAATGGTCGACCACTTATGCCGTGCAGCGCTTCCGCTTCACATTGAGACACGACCGGTCCTACTTCTGGATCATCTTCAAGAATCCCTTGAAGTTCCTGAAAGAGTTGCAGGGACTTTGGAAGTACCAAGCGCAAGTACACAACTATCACCGGACCATAGTCAAAGAGCAACGGCAGAGAGTAGTTAATCCCGAAGTTTTGTCTCTTTCAAGATCTGGGAACGCCAACCATGTTGTGTAG
- a CDS encoding reductive dehalogenase, whose protein sequence is MSSFHSTVSRREFMKGLGMAGTGLGSAAFITPVFHDLDELISSEDAEWNRPWWVKQREIDNPTLEFDWSQIERGDMRSTCFQPYVLAYYWGGVNEYKRVAAIAATKAAQALGTQPGFYLKDSALGSGNWNIMNPAYFPSHVTNYYFTGPKTAPTPEQMGLPKWQGTPEEAARMLRRAAIFYGAQQVGFTELGAGGSNARKLIWTYLMGTNYFSTKYIDSGVWPPPPEEAKKVNMEDVDPGYEDEKVVHLPNKSLWDISFMIGMSREMWRAGQGTKIQNAAAGARYRQMQVIQGCMQEFLRGLGYNGYGYARDLGGLMPAGASAILSGLTEQARHSDSTISPEMGSIAGYFSLLTDLPLAPNHPIDAGIFRFCHTCYKCADECPTQAISHDTQPTWDLPTPYGKPNINNTPGKKMFYTDLAKCRTFMEVTPYGSCMNCRPSCTFNVNTASSIHKVVKMTTSTTPLFNSFFYKMGKTFGYGIKEPEEWWDMSLPSYGFDTTVFASSGGYNK, encoded by the coding sequence ATGTCTTCGTTTCATAGTACTGTATCGCGCCGCGAATTCATGAAAGGGCTCGGGATGGCCGGTACCGGCCTGGGTAGCGCTGCCTTTATCACACCGGTGTTCCATGACCTGGACGAACTGATATCATCCGAGGACGCTGAATGGAATCGCCCATGGTGGGTGAAACAAAGAGAAATTGACAATCCCACATTGGAGTTTGATTGGAGCCAAATCGAGCGTGGCGACATGCGATCCACGTGTTTCCAACCTTATGTCTTGGCTTATTACTGGGGTGGGGTAAATGAATATAAGCGGGTTGCTGCTATCGCCGCCACTAAGGCCGCGCAAGCATTGGGCACACAACCTGGCTTCTACCTGAAAGACAGTGCTCTTGGCAGTGGGAACTGGAATATCATGAATCCTGCTTATTTTCCCAGCCATGTCACGAATTATTACTTTACTGGCCCAAAGACTGCTCCGACTCCAGAGCAAATGGGATTACCTAAGTGGCAGGGGACTCCCGAGGAAGCTGCTCGCATGTTGCGTCGAGCCGCCATTTTCTACGGTGCCCAGCAGGTTGGGTTTACCGAGCTTGGGGCAGGAGGTAGCAACGCACGGAAACTCATCTGGACTTACTTAATGGGTACGAACTATTTTTCAACCAAATATATAGATTCAGGTGTATGGCCGCCGCCCCCGGAGGAAGCAAAAAAAGTCAATATGGAGGATGTTGATCCGGGATACGAGGATGAAAAGGTTGTTCATTTGCCCAATAAGTCCCTGTGGGATATCAGTTTTATGATCGGGATGTCTAGAGAAATGTGGCGTGCGGGTCAAGGAACTAAAATCCAAAATGCCGCCGCGGGTGCTCGCTATCGTCAAATGCAGGTTATCCAGGGCTGTATGCAAGAGTTCCTAAGGGGGCTTGGTTATAACGGTTACGGTTATGCTCGAGATTTAGGTGGTTTGATGCCTGCCGGGGCTAGCGCCATACTGAGCGGTTTAACTGAACAAGCCCGCCACAGTGATTCCACCATAAGTCCTGAAATGGGTTCTATCGCCGGGTACTTCAGCTTGCTAACAGATCTGCCTCTTGCGCCAAACCACCCTATAGACGCCGGCATCTTCCGCTTCTGTCATACGTGTTACAAGTGTGCTGATGAATGTCCAACTCAAGCAATATCTCATGACACTCAACCCACTTGGGACTTACCGACACCGTATGGTAAGCCCAACATAAACAACACACCGGGCAAGAAAATGTTTTATACGGACTTGGCTAAATGTCGAACTTTTATGGAAGTGACCCCTTATGGCAGTTGCATGAATTGTAGGCCTTCTTGCACCTTTAATGTTAATACAGCATCTTCAATCCACAAGGTGGTCAAAATGACCACTTCAACCACTCCACTTTTCAACAGCTTTTTCTATAAAATGGGCAAGACCTTCGGTTATGGAATAAAGGAGCCAGAAGAATGGTGGGACATGTCCTTGCCCTCCTATGGTTTTGACACAACGGTTTTCGCTAGTAGTGGAGGGTACAACAAATAA
- a CDS encoding reductive dehalogenase translates to MSKFHSTMSRRDFMKRLGMASAGMGSSTLFSPVFHDLDELISSEAAEWERPWWVKQREIDNPTIDFDWSRIERGDQRLTLFFPYVLAYYWGGADEYRRVAAIAADKDIQPRGKEPGFYLKDLSLANASAWNVFAPKSLMASFSLVGPQSAPTPEQMGLPKWQGTPEEAARMLRRAAIFFGAQQVGFTELGPGGSDARKLIWTHTMGIAWANPKYIDNSTWPPPLEEAWKINMEDIDPGYDDGKVVHLPNKPLWDISVMIGMSREMWRAGNGTKIQRAGAGARYRQMQVIQGCMQEFLRGLGYQCYGYARDLSGLMPAGASAILSGLTEQGRHSDSTISPEMGSIAGYFSLLTDLEVAPTNPIDAGIFRFCHTCYKCANECPTQAISHDTEPSWDLPTPYGKPNINNTPGKKMFYTDLAKCLTYWEVTPYGVCFNCRATCTFNVNTASSIHKLVKMTTSTTPLFNGFFYQMGKTFGYGIKEPEEWWDMSLPSYGFDTTGFARSGGYNR, encoded by the coding sequence ATGTCTAAGTTTCATAGCACAATGTCGCGACGTGACTTCATGAAGAGGCTCGGGATGGCCTCTGCCGGCATGGGCAGCTCTACCCTCTTTTCGCCAGTGTTTCATGACTTGGACGAGTTAATATCATCCGAGGCAGCTGAATGGGAACGTCCGTGGTGGGTGAAACAAAGAGAAATTGACAACCCAACTATCGACTTTGACTGGAGCCGTATAGAGCGCGGCGACCAACGGTTGACTTTATTCTTTCCTTATGTCTTGGCTTATTACTGGGGTGGAGCAGATGAGTATAGGCGCGTAGCCGCCATTGCAGCTGATAAAGATATTCAGCCGAGAGGTAAAGAACCTGGCTTCTATCTGAAAGATTTATCTCTTGCCAATGCTTCCGCGTGGAATGTTTTCGCTCCCAAGTCCCTCATGGCATCTTTTTCCTTAGTCGGTCCACAGTCCGCCCCGACACCGGAGCAAATGGGGTTACCCAAGTGGCAGGGGACTCCTGAGGAAGCCGCGCGAATGTTACGCCGAGCCGCCATCTTCTTTGGTGCTCAGCAGGTCGGTTTTACCGAACTTGGTCCAGGTGGTAGCGATGCGAGGAAACTTATTTGGACTCATACTATGGGAATAGCCTGGGCAAATCCAAAATATATAGATAATAGTACTTGGCCGCCGCCGCTCGAGGAGGCATGGAAAATAAACATGGAGGATATTGACCCGGGATATGACGACGGCAAGGTTGTACATCTGCCCAACAAACCACTTTGGGACATCAGCGTCATGATTGGGATGTCTAGAGAAATGTGGCGTGCGGGTAATGGCACAAAAATCCAACGTGCTGGTGCGGGTGCCCGTTACCGTCAAATGCAAGTTATCCAGGGTTGCATGCAGGAGTTCCTGAGAGGATTGGGTTATCAATGCTATGGCTATGCCCGAGATTTGTCAGGGTTAATGCCCGCTGGAGCAAGCGCCATACTGAGCGGATTGACTGAACAAGGTCGTCACAGCGATTCTACTATCAGTCCGGAAATGGGTTCTATCGCAGGTTACTTCAGCCTGCTCACCGACTTGGAAGTGGCACCGACTAATCCAATAGATGCCGGTATCTTTCGCTTCTGCCATACTTGTTACAAATGCGCCAACGAATGCCCGACTCAGGCAATATCTCACGATACTGAGCCTTCATGGGACTTACCGACTCCGTATGGCAAACCGAACATAAACAACACCCCCGGCAAGAAGATGTTCTACACAGACTTGGCTAAGTGTCTAACTTATTGGGAAGTGACTCCATATGGCGTTTGTTTCAATTGTAGAGCCACTTGTACCTTCAACGTTAATACAGCATCTTCAATTCACAAGTTGGTTAAAATGACCACATCAACAACCCCTCTTTTCAACGGCTTTTTTTATCAAATGGGTAAGACCTTCGGTTATGGAATAAAAGAGCCAGAAGAGTGGTGGGATATGTCTTTGCCATCTTATGGATTTGATACAACAGGTTTCGCCAGAAGTGGCGGGTACAATAGGTAA
- a CDS encoding reductive dehalogenase: MSEFHSTVSRRDFMKGLGLTGVGLGAASLAVPAFHDLDEVSSSTTASWNRPWYVKQIDAPTLEVNWEELKRFDTRDGKAIEPDEAAKLTSEQMARWDEATRANKPGYRMRDRSLSQASWLYAAGPLTYDSFTGPTMNAMFFREFESEKRWATLPKWESTPVENSRTLRAALKHFGAYQVSFLPLDDNMKKLIYSYSLAPDRSLSRPVVFEDVEKAYHSNDKYVIPNKCKWIINYTVLQSNELSKRTVAPIGTASFGKGYSDLAIMEGFTQQFLKGLGYQGVGGSTSTSIPVAFGICSGLGESSRASFLISPEYGATVRQTTNIFTDLPLEPTKPIDAGIFRFCRTCKKCADSCPSNSINKDSEPSWDCVTGKWNNSGIRGFKNNFSSCLKYWYQGDEIGCGICQGSCVYSKTEENAMIHEIVKGTISQTSLFNGFFRNMDDVFGYGMKPDLDAWWNEDRPGNLRRF, translated from the coding sequence ATGTCGGAGTTTCATTCAACGGTTTCCCGGAGAGACTTTATGAAAGGTCTTGGCTTAACCGGAGTTGGATTGGGAGCGGCAAGTCTAGCTGTTCCAGCATTCCATGATCTTGATGAAGTCTCGAGTAGCACCACTGCATCTTGGAACCGTCCTTGGTATGTTAAACAAATTGATGCACCCACGTTGGAAGTTAACTGGGAAGAGCTTAAGCGATTTGATACTAGGGATGGCAAGGCAATTGAACCTGACGAAGCAGCCAAGTTGACCTCCGAACAAATGGCAAGATGGGATGAAGCGACGCGGGCTAATAAACCGGGATATCGGATGCGGGACCGATCTTTGAGTCAAGCAAGTTGGCTATATGCAGCAGGTCCTCTAACTTATGATTCTTTCACCGGTCCAACAATGAACGCCATGTTTTTCAGGGAGTTCGAATCTGAGAAACGTTGGGCAACTTTGCCGAAATGGGAGTCTACACCAGTAGAAAACAGCAGAACTCTCCGAGCTGCTTTAAAGCATTTTGGTGCTTACCAAGTATCTTTCTTACCTCTCGATGACAATATGAAAAAGCTCATATATTCCTATAGCCTAGCGCCGGATAGGAGTCTTTCCAGACCAGTCGTATTTGAAGACGTTGAGAAGGCTTATCATTCGAATGATAAATATGTAATTCCTAATAAATGCAAATGGATTATTAATTACACAGTTCTACAATCGAATGAGCTTTCGAAGCGAACGGTTGCCCCTATCGGAACTGCTAGTTTTGGGAAAGGATATTCAGATCTTGCCATTATGGAAGGGTTTACGCAGCAATTTTTGAAGGGTCTTGGTTATCAAGGGGTGGGAGGAAGTACATCAACCTCCATACCTGTTGCATTCGGCATATGCAGTGGACTAGGAGAATCATCTAGGGCAAGCTTTTTGATATCGCCGGAATATGGAGCAACAGTACGACAAACAACGAATATCTTCACTGATTTGCCTTTGGAACCAACAAAACCCATAGATGCTGGCATCTTCCGGTTTTGTAGGACCTGCAAGAAATGTGCTGACTCCTGCCCGTCAAATTCAATTAACAAAGACTCAGAACCTTCGTGGGATTGCGTGACAGGTAAGTGGAACAATTCTGGCATTAGGGGATTCAAAAACAATTTTTCAAGTTGTTTAAAATATTGGTATCAAGGGGACGAAATTGGCTGCGGGATCTGTCAAGGAAGCTGCGTTTATTCAAAAACCGAAGAAAATGCAATGATTCACGAAATCGTTAAGGGTACAATATCCCAGACCTCTTTGTTTAACGGTTTCTTCCGCAATATGGACGATGTCTTCGGATATGGAATGAAACCCGATCTTGATGCATGGTGGAATGAAGATCGACCAGGTAATCTTCGACGATTCTAA